The Vibrio coralliilyticus genome segment TTGAATTGGGTTAAGCATGCCGGTTGTCGTTTCACAATGAACGACAGCAACGTGTGTGATATCGGGATCCGTTGCCAATGCCGTTTCCACCTCGTTCAAGTTTGGCTGTGATGTTTCGCCAGGGGAAACGACATGGCAATGGATGTCCAAATATTGTGCGATTTGTGCGATTCGAGCACCATATGCTCCATTATCGATGACCAGCAACTTGCCTTTTTTGCTAATAACGCTGCCTATTGTTGCTTCGACAGACGCCGTGCCACTGCCTTGCATCAATACGCTTGTATAGCCGCTGTGATGAGTGGCTAACTTCACCAGTTGCGCTCGAATCACTTCGACGATATCTCTGTTGTAATCATTATCCCAAGTACACCAGTCTTTGAGCATGGCTTGACGAACAGTAGCAGAAGTTGATAGAGGTCCAGGAGTAAGCAGTAGGTATTCGTTATTCATCCTAATATCCATTTTGTTTTTTTGGTATACACCAGAATTTAAGCTTACTCTAGCAAGCGAGGAAACGATGAGTAAATAGACAAAAACTGAAATTCATAAAACTTTCATATCGAAAATATTAGGTCCGTGATGAAGGAGAATTTTTTGAACAGGTTTATAAAAAGTGCCATTTTTTATTCATAGAATCGTCACAAAGCCAATTTAGGGTGTATGTCATTAACTGGTACAGACCAATGTATTTTGCCCAAAGGGAAGTGAATTGGTCTCAAACGATAGAGTCTTAACTGGAGAAAATGATGAAGAACCGTTTGATGAAAGGATCGCTGGCTGCGCTTGTCTCTGTTCTAGCGACTAATGTGATGGCCGCTGAGGAAGTGACGGTTTATACCGCTTTTGAAACTGACATTCTTGCAAAATATAAATCGGCATTTGAAAAAGAAAACCCAGACATCACAATTAAGTGGGTCCGTGACTCTACGGGTATAATGACAGCAAAACTCCTTGCTGAAAAAAACAACCCGCGGGCGGAAGTCGTATGGGGCCTTGCGGGCTCTTCAATGGCATTGCTGAAAGAGCAAGGCTTGCTTAAGCCATATACACCAAAAGGTGCTGAGTCTCTACATGCCAACCTCAACGACCCTCAGTCGAATCAAGCTTGGTTCGGTAATGACGCATATTTCAATGCAGTTTGTTTCAATGAAGCTGTGGCAAAACAGTTGAACCTACCTAAACCATCGTCATGGGAAGATCTGACGGATCCGGTTTACAAAGGCCATATTGCAATGCCAAACCCAGCGTCATCTGGTACTGGATATATGCAGGTGTCAGCGTGGCTTCAAAGCATGGGTGAGGACCAGGGCTGGAATTACATGAAAGCACTGGATAAAAATATTGCTCATTACACGCATTCAGGCTCTAAACCTTGTGTTCAAGCAGGTATGGGAGAAGTGGCGATTGGTATCTCAATGGCAAGTCGTGGCGCTAAGCTGAAAACTCAAGGTGCGCCACTTGCGGTGATTACGCCTAAAGGTATTGGTTGGGAATCAGAAGCGGTTGGTTTGGTAAAAGAGTCTGACGCAGCGAAACGTGTGGTTGACTGGTCCATTTCTAAGAGTGCTAATGAACTGTACGTAGAAATGTACCCAGTGGTTGGTCATAAAGAAGTGAAAGCAACAGTGTCCAACTTCCCGAATGTACAAGAAAATATGGCGGAGATGGATTTTGCGCAAATGGGTAGCAAGCGAGCTGATATCTTGGCTACTTGGTCTGCGAAATTTGACGCAAAGTCTGAGCCAAAATCGTAATTAGTGATACACAATTTGGTTAATCCATAGGGAGAACTTAGGTTCTCCCTTTTGTTTTCTAATCAGCTAAAGGTATTTTTATCAATATTGGCGTGAGCAGATAAAAAGTTACACAAGAGGCTGGTATCCAATAGCACTAGCGGTGTTGGATATATGAATCTCTTATTCATTTTTTTGTCATCTTTGCTCTATAAATTTGTAATGTGCCTGAAATAAACCATATTTACAGTTGGTATATACCATTTGGAGTGTGTGTTATGCCAACTAACCAACCTTATCTACAGATTGAAAATGTTGTGAAGCAATTCGGACAGTTCACAGCACTAAAACAAATTTCGCTATCCATTGAAAAAGGTGAGTTTGTTTGTTTCCTTGGGCCATCCGGTTGTGGAAAAACGACCTTACTAAGAGCCATTGCTGGTCTCGATTTACCGACTTCTGGCTCCATATCTCAACATGGTGAGGAGACGACTTTTCTCCCCCCAGAGAAGCGCGACTTTGGTATCGTTTTCCAATCCTATGCCTTATTCCCCAATTTAACCGTCCAAGAAAATATTGCCATTGGTTTGAAGAATCAGGGGATGACGAATCAGGAAGCCTTAGAAAAAGTGGATTGCTGGCTTGATATGATAGGGCTAGCAACATCAGGACAAAAGTACCCAAACCAACTTTCTGGAGGACAGCAGCAGCGTGTTGCGCTTGCTCGTGCATTGGCTTTATCTCCAGGATTGCTGCTTCTTGATGAACCTTTATCAGCTTTGGATGCTAAGGTTCGAGTGCACCTTCGCGATGAGATTTGCAAGCTCCAACGTAAGCTGGGAATTACCACGATTATGGTGACCCATGATCAGGATGAGGCGCTAACCATGGCTGATCGTATTGTTGTTATGAATCATGGTGTTATTGAACAAGTTGGAACGCCACAAGAGATCTATCAAC includes the following:
- a CDS encoding putative 2-aminoethylphosphonate ABC transporter substrate-binding protein, which codes for MMKNRLMKGSLAALVSVLATNVMAAEEVTVYTAFETDILAKYKSAFEKENPDITIKWVRDSTGIMTAKLLAEKNNPRAEVVWGLAGSSMALLKEQGLLKPYTPKGAESLHANLNDPQSNQAWFGNDAYFNAVCFNEAVAKQLNLPKPSSWEDLTDPVYKGHIAMPNPASSGTGYMQVSAWLQSMGEDQGWNYMKALDKNIAHYTHSGSKPCVQAGMGEVAIGISMASRGAKLKTQGAPLAVITPKGIGWESEAVGLVKESDAAKRVVDWSISKSANELYVEMYPVVGHKEVKATVSNFPNVQENMAEMDFAQMGSKRADILATWSAKFDAKSEPKS
- a CDS encoding putative 2-aminoethylphosphonate ABC transporter ATP-binding protein, yielding MPTNQPYLQIENVVKQFGQFTALKQISLSIEKGEFVCFLGPSGCGKTTLLRAIAGLDLPTSGSISQHGEETTFLPPEKRDFGIVFQSYALFPNLTVQENIAIGLKNQGMTNQEALEKVDCWLDMIGLATSGQKYPNQLSGGQQQRVALARALALSPGLLLLDEPLSALDAKVRVHLRDEICKLQRKLGITTIMVTHDQDEALTMADRIVVMNHGVIEQVGTPQEIYQQPATRFVAEFVGSMNFINASVATDSQLRIAESLIEAPILENRDLVRGDHFDLAIRPENIRFSDEVKNALPVRIRTYEFLGAFWRYECELQHDKHAQPIFIDVSGEQAQNMKLRIGDIRYIQFAEHGARAYPVMSPTGDKAIAA